In a genomic window of Dyadobacter fermentans DSM 18053:
- a CDS encoding cytochrome P450 yields MQAIPEFKISSVPLVSPIRFARDPLRFLRQGFDECGDTFKIKLFREFIVTRDPAFFRHVLQQHHKNFKKGNSVKMLRPVLGNGLVISDGDFWLRQRRLVQPAFHRERLQELFVTMGGLTAAFLDEMEQFRGKAPVDVDAKMMGITSDIALKTLFGNMNTEDKEQIYNQVSRTQTYLVTRVRKPYRLPLMAINGEDRRFKSDLAYFNSLVYDFIRKRRLSGETPNDLLQLLLDSTDEETGEQMTDEQIRDEAITMFAAGHETSATGLSWLLWELSAQPEIVARIRQESSIFETVPSFEQLIQMPYTRQVVEEGLRLYPPAWTMTRESTVDQKIEDYPVPRGSSVFMSIFELHRNPNLWHNPAAFDPERFQPEAVKNRAKFNYLPFGAGPRICIGQQFALMEMQLVLAALVKRFDFVREPGYSVGMHPQIVLKSTNGIKLNIR; encoded by the coding sequence ATGCAAGCCATTCCCGAATTTAAAATCAGTTCTGTTCCCCTCGTGAGCCCGATTCGTTTCGCGCGCGATCCGCTGCGGTTCCTGCGGCAGGGTTTCGACGAATGCGGTGATACGTTCAAAATCAAATTGTTCAGGGAGTTCATCGTCACCCGCGACCCGGCGTTTTTCCGGCACGTGCTTCAACAGCATCACAAGAATTTCAAAAAAGGTAATTCTGTGAAAATGCTCCGCCCGGTGCTCGGCAACGGGCTGGTGATCAGTGATGGGGATTTTTGGTTAAGACAAAGAAGACTGGTACAACCCGCGTTCCACCGGGAACGTTTGCAGGAACTGTTCGTCACCATGGGCGGGCTCACTGCCGCATTCCTGGATGAAATGGAGCAGTTCCGCGGCAAAGCGCCGGTGGATGTGGATGCCAAAATGATGGGCATTACGTCCGACATCGCGCTCAAAACGCTGTTCGGCAATATGAATACCGAAGATAAAGAGCAGATTTACAACCAGGTAAGCCGCACGCAGACTTACCTGGTCACGCGGGTGCGCAAACCGTACCGCCTCCCGCTGATGGCCATCAACGGCGAAGACCGCCGATTTAAATCAGATCTGGCCTATTTCAACAGCCTCGTCTATGACTTTATCCGGAAACGCCGCCTATCCGGCGAAACGCCCAACGACCTGCTCCAACTCCTGCTCGACAGCACCGACGAAGAAACAGGCGAACAAATGACCGACGAACAAATCCGCGACGAGGCCATCACCATGTTCGCGGCCGGACATGAAACGTCCGCGACCGGGCTCAGCTGGCTGCTTTGGGAACTCTCGGCCCAGCCGGAAATCGTGGCGCGCATCCGGCAGGAAAGCAGCATTTTCGAAACCGTCCCAAGCTTCGAACAGCTCATACAAATGCCCTACACGCGCCAGGTTGTGGAAGAAGGCCTTCGCCTGTACCCGCCTGCGTGGACGATGACGCGCGAAAGCACGGTCGATCAGAAGATCGAAGATTACCCGGTGCCGAGGGGCAGTTCGGTATTCATGTCGATCTTCGAACTGCACCGTAATCCCAACCTTTGGCACAATCCTGCGGCATTCGATCCGGAGCGTTTTCAGCCGGAAGCCGTCAAAAACCGGGCGAAATTCAATTATCTGCCATTTGGCGCCGGGCCGCGGATCTGCATTGGCCAGCAGTTCGCATTAATGGAAATGCAGCTTGTGCTGGCAGCGCTCGTGAAACGCTTCGATTTTGTGCGCGAGCCCGGTTACAGCGTGGGAATGCACCCGCAGATTGTACTAAAATCCACGAATGGAATTAAACTAAACATCCGATAA
- a CDS encoding Dps family protein has protein sequence MDAKAISLSETDVKPVVDLLNDYLANYHIHYQKLRGCHWNIKGQNFFTLHAKFEELYTNAQETIDEIAERVLTLGKPPHSRFADYISESEIKEINTIGMKDLDMVEAILDDFSKLISLERELLTATDEASDDGTNDMVNRFMQFKEKNTWMLRSFAGKK, from the coding sequence ATGGACGCCAAAGCTATCAGTCTGAGCGAGACCGACGTGAAACCCGTTGTGGATCTGCTCAATGACTACCTTGCCAACTATCACATTCATTACCAAAAACTCAGGGGATGCCACTGGAACATCAAGGGGCAAAACTTTTTTACGCTGCACGCCAAATTTGAGGAATTGTACACCAATGCGCAGGAAACGATCGACGAAATTGCCGAACGCGTGCTCACACTCGGCAAGCCGCCGCACAGCCGTTTTGCAGACTATATCAGCGAATCGGAGATCAAGGAAATCAATACCATCGGGATGAAAGACCTGGACATGGTGGAAGCCATTCTCGACGATTTCAGCAAGCTCATCAGCCTAGAACGCGAGCTGCTTACCGCCACCGACGAAGCGAGCGACGACGGTACCAACGACATGGTGAACCGTTTCATGCAGTTCAAGGAAAAAAACACCTGGATGCTGCGCTCGTTTGCCGGAAAGAAATAA
- a CDS encoding lipid-binding SYLF domain-containing protein — MFLNKLKSMKMQALLLVGLAISAPSFAQNKEEDKIKAATAVLSDFNGMQIPAPLLEASKGIIIIPRMINGGLIVGGKHGKGLAMIKREDGKWSDPVFVTLTGGSVGAQIGVQAVDLVLIFKSDKTLMNIEKGDYTLGGDVSVAAGPVSKNASATTDYKLEAEVYSYSRAKGLFAGVTVNGAMLDVDVRANTGLYGSKSTVKSIFTESNISSEAVDNLREALDDFN; from the coding sequence ATGTTCCTCAACAAATTGAAATCCATGAAAATGCAAGCCCTCCTGCTCGTAGGACTAGCCATTTCGGCGCCGTCATTCGCGCAGAACAAAGAAGAAGATAAGATCAAAGCCGCTACGGCGGTACTGAGCGATTTCAACGGAATGCAAATCCCTGCCCCGCTGCTCGAAGCCTCGAAAGGCATTATCATCATCCCGCGAATGATCAATGGCGGCCTGATCGTCGGCGGCAAGCACGGCAAAGGGCTCGCGATGATCAAGCGAGAGGATGGCAAATGGAGCGATCCCGTGTTTGTTACCCTCACGGGCGGCAGTGTAGGCGCGCAAATCGGCGTGCAGGCAGTGGATCTGGTGTTGATATTTAAAAGCGATAAGACGCTTATGAATATCGAAAAGGGCGATTACACGCTAGGCGGCGACGTGTCCGTTGCTGCCGGGCCGGTGAGCAAGAACGCCTCCGCCACCACCGACTACAAACTCGAAGCCGAGGTATATTCGTATTCCCGCGCCAAGGGACTTTTCGCAGGTGTAACCGTGAACGGCGCCATGCTGGACGTGGACGTACGCGCCAACACCGGACTTTACGGCAGCAAATCCACCGTTAAATCCATCTTCACAGAGTCCAATATCTCATCCGAGGCCGTAGACAACCTGCGCGAAGCACTGGATGACTTCAACTGA
- a CDS encoding KTSC domain-containing protein has protein sequence MPSTVVERMIYNEEKQTLRIVYVSGMVYDYKNVPWEVYQAMKTSGSKGTFLNKHIKGNFEFEKVND, from the coding sequence ATGCCATCCACAGTCGTTGAAAGGATGATCTACAACGAGGAAAAGCAGACATTACGCATCGTATATGTCTCAGGAATGGTGTACGACTACAAAAACGTCCCCTGGGAAGTATACCAAGCCATGAAAACCTCCGGCTCGAAGGGAACGTTTTTGAATAAGCATATTAAGGGGAATTTTGAGTTTGAGAAGGTGAATGATTGA
- a CDS encoding GMC oxidoreductase: MSYFNIDAIKAQTFDAIVVGTGISGGWAAKELTEKGLKTLVLERGRDVKHLVDYPTTNMMPWEFEHRGLPPLAAREASPMASKHYIFREDAMHFVVKDYEHPYVQDQPFSWMRGYQVGGRSLLWARQTQRWSEYDFDGPARDGFATDWPIRYKDIAPWYSYVEKFAGISGNKDGLPQLPDGEFLPPHEMSCVEKHFSDQTAKNYKGTRPVIIGRAAHITDPQPIHTQQGRAKCQHRNMCQRGCPFGGYFSTNAATLPWAEKTGNLTLRPHSVVHSVIYDEQKKRATGVRVVDAQTKQMTEFYAKIIFINASAINSNLILLNSKSHRFPNGLGNDSGTLGKFIGFHNYRGRVTADFDGYHDRTTDGRRPNGAYIPRFRNVFKQETDFLRGYATSFSASKSGNANEGLGESLKASLFAPDTSGWSIGAQMMGEVLMKETNFVALHDSLKDDWGIPQLRMNVSFDDNDMKMVKDFYTELSEMLDKAGFKNIKTADTLRNPGSENHEMGGARMGKDAKTSVLNKWNQMHDVPNVFVTDGACMTSTATQNPSLTYMALTARAADYAVGEMRRGNI; this comes from the coding sequence ATGAGCTATTTCAACATAGACGCCATAAAGGCACAAACATTTGACGCGATCGTTGTCGGGACGGGGATCAGCGGCGGGTGGGCGGCCAAAGAACTTACCGAAAAAGGCCTCAAAACGCTCGTTCTCGAACGGGGACGCGATGTGAAGCATCTCGTCGACTACCCTACCACTAACATGATGCCCTGGGAATTTGAGCACCGCGGCCTGCCTCCGCTGGCGGCCCGGGAGGCGAGTCCGATGGCAAGCAAGCATTACATTTTCCGCGAAGATGCCATGCATTTCGTCGTGAAGGACTACGAGCATCCCTATGTGCAGGACCAGCCGTTCAGCTGGATGCGCGGTTACCAGGTAGGCGGCCGCTCGCTGCTATGGGCGCGGCAAACGCAGCGATGGTCGGAATACGATTTCGACGGCCCGGCGCGCGACGGCTTCGCCACCGACTGGCCCATCCGCTACAAGGACATCGCGCCGTGGTACAGCTACGTAGAGAAGTTTGCGGGCATTTCGGGCAACAAGGACGGCCTGCCGCAGCTTCCCGACGGCGAGTTTTTGCCGCCGCACGAAATGAGCTGCGTGGAAAAGCATTTCAGCGACCAAACGGCCAAGAACTACAAGGGAACGCGCCCGGTTATCATCGGTCGGGCTGCGCATATTACCGATCCGCAACCGATCCACACGCAGCAGGGCCGCGCCAAATGCCAGCACCGCAACATGTGTCAGCGCGGCTGTCCGTTCGGCGGGTATTTCAGTACCAACGCTGCAACATTGCCGTGGGCCGAAAAAACGGGTAATCTCACGTTAAGACCACATTCAGTGGTGCATTCGGTGATTTACGATGAGCAAAAGAAACGCGCGACCGGCGTGCGCGTGGTAGATGCGCAAACGAAGCAGATGACCGAGTTTTATGCCAAAATCATCTTCATTAACGCATCAGCTATCAACTCTAACCTGATTTTACTTAATTCCAAATCGCACCGCTTCCCCAATGGCCTGGGAAACGACAGTGGAACGCTCGGCAAATTCATCGGCTTCCACAACTACCGCGGCCGCGTAACCGCAGATTTTGACGGTTACCACGACCGCACGACCGACGGACGCCGACCGAACGGTGCCTATATCCCCCGTTTTCGCAACGTTTTCAAGCAGGAAACCGACTTTCTGCGCGGCTATGCAACTTCGTTTTCAGCTTCCAAATCCGGAAACGCCAATGAAGGCCTCGGCGAATCGCTGAAAGCCAGCCTCTTTGCCCCCGACACCAGCGGCTGGTCGATCGGCGCGCAAATGATGGGTGAAGTGTTAATGAAAGAAACCAATTTCGTAGCGCTGCACGATAGCCTGAAAGATGATTGGGGCATTCCGCAGCTCCGAATGAACGTATCGTTCGACGACAACGACATGAAGATGGTGAAGGACTTTTACACCGAGCTCAGCGAAATGCTCGACAAAGCCGGATTTAAAAACATCAAAACCGCCGACACCCTGCGCAACCCCGGCAGCGAAAACCACGAAATGGGCGGCGCCAGAATGGGCAAAGACGCCAAAACATCGGTACTCAACAAGTGGAATCAAATGCACGACGTCCCGAATGTTTTCGTCACCGACGGCGCCTGCATGACCTCCACCGCAACACAAAACCCATCGCTCACCTACATGGCGCTCACGGCGAGGGCAGCGGATTATGCGGTTGGCGAGATGCGGAGGGGGAACATATAG